From Kineosporia succinea, the proteins below share one genomic window:
- a CDS encoding SprT-like domain-containing protein, with protein MELIQARALAVGLMRRYGLSDWRLVFDNAKTRAGICRAVPREIGLSRVLIQLHTRAEVTETVLHEIAHALVGPAHGHDEVWQAQARAIGCSGTRCLPQDAPRPPGPWKGTCPSGHSITRHRQPIRVQSCGECSRSFDPATLLEWTRHGEVVPMHPSYVAERRWVLQRVHRRAAPAVAARGALPEPPVTGRDAALFPIGTRVRLICPGKYADSVGKVVKIGRTRYHVQVRRQLLTVPFPQVEKY; from the coding sequence GTGGAGCTCATCCAGGCGCGAGCGCTCGCTGTCGGGCTCATGAGGCGCTACGGGCTGTCCGACTGGCGTCTCGTGTTCGACAACGCCAAGACACGGGCCGGCATCTGCCGGGCGGTACCCCGGGAGATCGGCCTCAGCCGGGTGCTGATCCAGCTGCACACCCGGGCCGAGGTGACCGAGACGGTGCTGCACGAGATCGCACACGCGCTGGTCGGCCCGGCGCACGGGCACGACGAGGTCTGGCAGGCCCAGGCCCGGGCCATCGGCTGCTCGGGCACCCGGTGCCTGCCGCAAGACGCGCCGCGCCCGCCCGGGCCGTGGAAGGGCACCTGCCCGAGCGGGCACTCGATCACGCGGCACCGGCAGCCGATCCGGGTGCAGTCGTGCGGTGAGTGCTCGCGGTCGTTCGACCCGGCCACGCTGCTGGAGTGGACGCGTCACGGCGAGGTCGTGCCGATGCACCCGAGCTACGTGGCCGAGCGGCGCTGGGTGCTGCAGCGGGTGCACCGGCGGGCCGCCCCGGCGGTCGCGGCGCGGGGTGCGCTGCCCGAGCCGCCGGTCACCGGCCGCGATGCCGCACTCTTCCCGATCGGCACCCGGGTGCGGCTGATCTGCCCGGGCAAGTACGCCGACAGCGTGGGCAAGGTGGTCAAGATCGGCCGCACGCGCTACCACGTGCAGGTGCGGCGCCAGCTGCTCACCGTGCCGTTCCCGCAGGTCGAGAAGTACTGA
- a CDS encoding phage holin family protein, which translates to MTTPSGAPVPQPTPSGESPSVGELLGDVTRDLSTLMRQEVELAKAELRQSARQSGRGAGMLGAAGVVGHLAVVFGLIAVWWGLGNEIGRGWSGLVVAVVLAVIAAGLGVLGRNQVRAAPGLPRTTESVKHIPDAVKGNEGSIR; encoded by the coding sequence GTGACCACCCCGTCGGGCGCGCCGGTACCGCAACCGACCCCCTCGGGGGAGTCGCCGTCCGTCGGTGAGCTCCTCGGTGACGTCACTCGCGACCTCTCCACGCTGATGCGGCAGGAGGTCGAGCTGGCCAAGGCCGAACTGCGCCAGTCGGCCAGGCAGTCCGGCAGGGGGGCCGGGATGCTCGGCGCCGCCGGGGTCGTCGGCCATCTCGCGGTCGTCTTCGGGCTCATCGCCGTCTGGTGGGGGCTGGGCAACGAGATCGGCCGCGGCTGGTCCGGTCTGGTGGTGGCGGTCGTGCTGGCCGTGATCGCCGCCGGGCTGGGCGTTCTCGGCCGTAACCAGGTGAGGGCGGCGCCGGGCCTGCCGCGCACGACCGAGAGCGTGAAACACATCCCGGACGCCGTGAAGGGCAACGAGGGGAGCATCCGATGA
- a CDS encoding DUF3618 domain-containing protein produces MSQPTSGVTPARTPEEIRAEIENTRQELSTDVNTLAETVRPGNVARRQVDRAKDRAGSVRDRVMGTAGTAKEKVMGTATSAGQGTSSTLGDARSAVGEAASASQQAVASAASSSQQAVAAAPGAVRARTEGSPLAAGLIAFGAGWLLGSLLPATRPEERAAVALKENASTLTAPATEVAREIGEHLQGDAQEAAETVRSTALDATRTVKEEAVEAGQDVKEQGVQAKDRVRETRS; encoded by the coding sequence ATGAGCCAGCCGACGAGTGGTGTCACACCGGCGCGGACGCCGGAGGAGATCCGGGCGGAGATCGAGAACACCCGCCAGGAACTGAGCACCGACGTGAACACGCTGGCCGAGACGGTCCGGCCCGGGAACGTCGCCCGGCGCCAGGTGGACCGGGCGAAGGACCGGGCCGGGAGCGTCCGCGACCGGGTGATGGGAACCGCAGGCACCGCGAAGGAGAAGGTCATGGGTACCGCCACGAGCGCCGGGCAGGGCACGTCCTCCACCCTCGGCGACGCGAGATCGGCCGTGGGCGAGGCGGCTTCGGCGTCGCAGCAGGCCGTGGCGTCGGCGGCCTCGTCGTCGCAGCAGGCCGTGGCCGCGGCTCCCGGGGCGGTCAGGGCACGCACCGAGGGGAGCCCGCTGGCCGCCGGGCTGATCGCGTTCGGCGCGGGCTGGCTGCTCGGGTCACTGCTGCCGGCCACCCGCCCGGAGGAGCGGGCCGCGGTGGCGCTGAAGGAGAACGCGTCCACCCTGACCGCCCCGGCCACCGAGGTCGCCAGGGAGATCGGCGAGCACCTGCAGGGCGACGCGCAGGAGGCGGCCGAGACGGTGAGGTCGACCGCCCTCGATGCCACCCGGACGGTGAAGGAGGAGGCCGTCGAGGCCGGGCAGGACGTGAAGGAGCAGGGCGTGCAGGCGAAGGACCGGGTGCGGGAGACCCGCTCCTGA
- a CDS encoding putative bifunctional diguanylate cyclase/phosphodiesterase, whose protein sequence is MSVDTDTSDTDRHTKLSRTDTSPTASPIRVTITFVFTIALVLAEFGLLVGVYTRDEPVQRQQLLQARLEQQVIDNGQIPDITRELDALERAGVPREDLEGVRQAGQNTLASQVHALGVTLADRQRSLDRQAKLIYASLLVIVSIGWFAWFRRLVQRHRTLQQAVTEQEAVTASEQRLLALVQNGTDVVTVFDLDTRTSFVSPSARTVLGIPADDLLGTRLATLLQPEDVNRLVHLLATLKAGEDAAVKFWMRHADGRLLVVEGMLANLLHEEVVGGFVLTFRDVTERHALEERLTHQAFHDSLTGLANRQLFADRLSHALVRRAGATRPLVVMFIDLDDFKNINDRLGHGMGDQVLEVVGRRIRRHTRPGDTAARLGGDEFAILLESAGLAEAETLANQLVDVIAEPVVIDGTRMPVTASVGLAEAVPGEISSEEALRNADVAMYSAKDRGKSTVAAYDSRLHAEALDRLELRADLQRAIFSNELLLHYQPTVELETGKIVGFEALVRWQHPVRGLLSPAAFVPMAEETGLVVQLNTWVLFEATRFAVVLQNDWRRPTMAVNISAQQLVRPDFVEQVNRALAESGLPADRLTLEITESVVLQDLEDVIPRLAQLRSRGVRVAIDDFGTGYSSLAYLTELPIDVLKVDKSFIDRVASDAQGASVTEAIIAMSHTMNLSTVAEGVEVAEQAAWLRQVRCPIGQGYYWSRPVDEAGVHELLSRPTNELGGSADLVSYRTVAPF, encoded by the coding sequence GTGAGCGTCGACACTGACACCAGCGACACCGACCGACACACGAAACTCAGCCGGACGGACACGTCCCCCACCGCGTCCCCCATTCGCGTCACCATCACCTTCGTCTTCACCATCGCCCTGGTCCTGGCCGAGTTCGGTCTCCTGGTGGGCGTGTACACGCGGGACGAACCGGTGCAGCGCCAGCAGTTGCTCCAGGCCCGGCTCGAGCAGCAGGTCATCGACAACGGCCAGATCCCGGACATCACCCGCGAACTCGACGCTCTCGAGAGGGCGGGCGTCCCCCGCGAAGACCTCGAAGGCGTCCGTCAGGCCGGCCAGAACACCCTCGCCTCCCAGGTCCACGCCCTCGGCGTCACCCTCGCCGACCGCCAGCGCTCCCTCGACCGCCAGGCGAAACTGATCTACGCGTCCCTGCTGGTCATCGTCTCGATCGGCTGGTTCGCCTGGTTCCGCCGTCTGGTCCAGCGTCACCGCACCCTGCAGCAGGCCGTCACCGAGCAGGAAGCCGTGACCGCCAGCGAACAGCGTCTTCTCGCCCTGGTGCAGAACGGCACCGACGTCGTCACCGTCTTCGACCTCGACACCCGCACCAGCTTCGTCAGCCCCTCGGCCCGCACCGTTCTCGGCATCCCCGCCGACGACCTGCTCGGCACCCGCCTCGCCACCCTGCTCCAGCCCGAGGACGTCAACCGCCTCGTGCACCTCCTGGCCACCCTCAAGGCCGGTGAGGACGCCGCGGTCAAGTTCTGGATGCGCCACGCCGACGGACGCCTGCTCGTGGTCGAGGGGATGCTCGCGAACCTGCTGCACGAGGAGGTCGTGGGCGGATTCGTGCTGACCTTCCGCGACGTCACCGAACGCCACGCCCTCGAGGAACGCCTCACCCACCAGGCCTTTCACGACTCCCTCACCGGCCTCGCCAACCGCCAGCTCTTCGCCGACCGCCTCTCCCACGCCCTGGTGCGCCGGGCGGGAGCCACGCGTCCCCTCGTCGTCATGTTCATCGACCTCGACGACTTCAAGAACATCAACGACCGTCTCGGCCACGGCATGGGCGACCAGGTGCTGGAAGTCGTGGGCCGGCGCATCCGCCGTCACACCCGTCCCGGCGACACCGCAGCCCGCCTCGGCGGCGACGAGTTCGCCATCCTGCTCGAATCCGCCGGCCTGGCTGAGGCCGAGACCCTGGCCAACCAGCTCGTCGACGTGATCGCCGAGCCGGTCGTCATCGACGGCACCCGCATGCCGGTCACCGCCAGTGTCGGCCTGGCCGAGGCCGTCCCCGGTGAGATCAGCAGCGAGGAGGCCCTGCGCAACGCCGACGTGGCGATGTACTCGGCCAAGGACCGCGGCAAGTCGACGGTCGCGGCCTACGACTCCCGCCTGCACGCCGAGGCCCTCGACCGCCTGGAACTGCGCGCCGATCTGCAGCGCGCCATCTTCAGCAACGAACTGCTCCTGCACTACCAGCCGACCGTGGAGCTGGAGACCGGCAAGATCGTCGGCTTCGAGGCCCTGGTGCGCTGGCAGCACCCGGTGCGAGGCCTGCTCTCCCCCGCCGCCTTCGTGCCGATGGCCGAGGAGACCGGCCTGGTGGTGCAGCTCAACACCTGGGTGCTCTTCGAGGCCACCCGCTTCGCCGTGGTGCTGCAGAACGACTGGCGCCGCCCCACCATGGCCGTCAACATCTCGGCCCAGCAGCTGGTGCGGCCCGACTTCGTCGAGCAGGTCAACCGGGCGCTCGCCGAGTCCGGCCTGCCCGCCGACCGCCTCACCCTGGAGATCACCGAGAGCGTGGTGCTGCAGGATCTTGAGGACGTCATCCCGCGGCTCGCGCAGTTGCGCTCACGAGGGGTTCGGGTCGCCATCGACGACTTCGGCACCGGGTACAGCTCCCTGGCCTATCTGACCGAGCTGCCCATCGACGTGCTCAAGGTGGACAAGTCGTTCATCGACCGGGTCGCCTCCGACGCCCAGGGCGCCAGCGTGACCGAGGCGATCATCGCGATGAGCCACACGATGAACCTCTCCACCGTGGCCGAGGGGGTGGAGGTGGCCGAGCAGGCGGCCTGGCTGCGACAGGTGCGCTGCCCGATCGGCCAGGGCTACTACTGGTCACGCCCGGTGGACGAGGCCGGCGTGCACGAGCTCCTCTCCCGCCCGACGAACGAGCTGGGCGGCTCCGCCGACCTCGTCAGTTACCGCACGGTGGCGCCGTTCTGA
- a CDS encoding glycoside hydrolase family 26 protein, translating into MKNRRWLSFGVVSSISLGVAAVLAVTTLTGAAPATAVTPRISSKQSGMPWASGSFMPSFVPSAQVDFGTQRGAKSDVAVTYSGRVTWNDIKNPAWLWHQWKDAPQTLVISSAPFPENQGNTLAACANGKYDKYWKEFGANAVKAGMSDRTVVRLAWEFNGTWVEWAAYNPNTFVKCWRRIFNAAESKAPRLRWDWTVNRGIGDALSDATKAWPGKKYVDYVGVDSYDGYPAVKTKAAWEKQLNGNQGLNYWAAFAKRKGKRLSVPEWGLYPGYAWKGNGGGDNANYMAKMFSFFRSKRGNMAYEAYFNDTDPAHAGALSLNPRGRAEYRKQVKSAIRLAKASK; encoded by the coding sequence GTGAAAAACAGACGCTGGCTCTCGTTCGGAGTCGTCTCGTCCATCAGCCTCGGCGTGGCCGCGGTCCTGGCCGTCACCACCCTGACCGGCGCCGCGCCCGCCACGGCGGTGACTCCCAGGATCTCGTCGAAGCAGTCCGGCATGCCCTGGGCCAGTGGCTCGTTCATGCCCAGCTTCGTGCCCTCGGCCCAGGTCGACTTCGGCACCCAGCGCGGGGCCAAGTCCGACGTCGCGGTGACCTATTCGGGCCGCGTGACCTGGAACGACATCAAGAACCCGGCCTGGCTCTGGCACCAGTGGAAAGACGCGCCGCAGACGCTGGTCATCAGCAGCGCGCCGTTCCCGGAGAACCAGGGCAACACCCTGGCCGCCTGCGCCAACGGCAAGTACGACAAGTACTGGAAGGAGTTCGGCGCCAACGCCGTCAAGGCGGGGATGTCCGACCGCACCGTCGTGCGCCTGGCCTGGGAGTTCAACGGCACCTGGGTGGAGTGGGCGGCGTACAACCCGAACACCTTCGTCAAGTGCTGGCGCCGGATCTTCAACGCGGCCGAGAGCAAGGCCCCGCGGCTGCGCTGGGACTGGACCGTCAACCGCGGCATCGGCGACGCGCTCAGTGACGCGACCAAGGCCTGGCCCGGCAAGAAGTACGTGGACTACGTCGGGGTCGACAGCTACGACGGGTATCCCGCCGTCAAGACCAAGGCCGCCTGGGAGAAGCAGCTCAACGGCAACCAGGGGCTGAACTACTGGGCCGCGTTCGCCAAGCGCAAGGGCAAGCGGCTCAGCGTTCCCGAGTGGGGGCTCTACCCGGGCTATGCCTGGAAGGGCAACGGCGGGGGTGACAATGCCAACTACATGGCGAAGATGTTCTCGTTCTTCCGGTCGAAGCGCGGCAACATGGCCTACGAGGCGTACTTCAACGACACCGATCCGGCGCACGCCGGAGCGCTCAGCCTCAACCCCCGGGGCCGTGCGGAGTACCGCAAACAGGTCAAGTCGGCGATCCGGCTGGCGAAGGCCTCCAAGTAG
- a CDS encoding SDR family oxidoreductase: MPFQPVTAVVTGAQSGIGRATALTLAEAGLDVGITWFDDEAAARRTADDITALGRRVAVARLDTGAPETCAAVVEELAAELGGLHVFVNNAGTGQATPFLEMGLGEWRRIVAVDLDGAFACVQAAARLVVAAGAGGRIVAVTSVHEHQPRVGASAYDAAKAGLGALVKTAALELASHGITVNSVAPGEIATAMNKMEGVDPHGLHRPGIPLGRPGDPREVAAVIAFLASPAAGYVTGASYAVDGGMLQMGPQGGSHLTSDDWRQG, translated from the coding sequence ATGCCGTTCCAGCCGGTCACCGCCGTCGTCACCGGGGCCCAGTCGGGGATCGGCCGGGCCACCGCGCTGACCCTGGCCGAGGCCGGGCTCGACGTGGGTATCACCTGGTTCGACGACGAGGCCGCCGCTCGCCGCACCGCCGATGACATCACCGCGCTCGGCCGCCGGGTGGCCGTGGCCCGGCTCGACACCGGGGCTCCGGAGACCTGCGCCGCGGTGGTCGAGGAGCTGGCCGCCGAGCTCGGCGGGCTGCACGTCTTCGTCAACAACGCCGGGACCGGCCAGGCCACACCGTTTCTCGAGATGGGCCTGGGCGAGTGGCGGCGGATCGTGGCCGTCGACCTGGACGGGGCGTTCGCCTGCGTGCAGGCCGCGGCGCGGCTCGTGGTCGCGGCCGGCGCCGGGGGCCGCATCGTCGCGGTGACGAGCGTGCACGAGCACCAGCCGCGGGTCGGGGCGTCGGCCTACGACGCGGCCAAGGCCGGGCTGGGCGCGCTGGTGAAGACCGCGGCGCTCGAGCTGGCGTCGCACGGCATCACCGTGAACAGCGTCGCCCCGGGCGAGATCGCGACCGCGATGAACAAGATGGAGGGCGTGGACCCGCACGGTCTGCACCGGCCCGGTATCCCGCTGGGCCGGCCCGGTGATCCGCGGGAGGTGGCCGCGGTCATCGCCTTCCTGGCCTCCCCGGCGGCCGGCTACGTCACCGGGGCCTCCTACGCGGTGGACGGCGGCATGCTGCAGATGGGGCCGCAGGGCGGGTCGCACCTGACGTCGGACGACTGGCGACAGGGCTGA
- a CDS encoding RNA-binding S4 domain-containing protein: MPEVEISDEYIPLGSFLKLAGAIDTGGDAKLMIASGDVDVNGEPETRRGRKLRPGDVVTTASGSWTVTQA, encoded by the coding sequence GTGCCAGAAGTCGAGATCAGTGACGAGTACATCCCCCTCGGTTCCTTCCTCAAGCTCGCCGGGGCCATCGACACCGGTGGTGACGCCAAGCTCATGATCGCCTCCGGCGACGTGGACGTGAACGGCGAGCCGGAGACCCGCCGGGGCCGCAAGCTCCGCCCGGGTGACGTCGTCACCACCGCCAGCGGCAGCTGGACCGTGACCCAGGCCTGA